CGCCTCTAGCTGCCAAGGCATCCACCACGCACGCTTAAATGCTTGACCATATAACCTCAAACTCTCGTCTAAGATCACATGTTTTATAACGACCTTTATTTCGTACAAACTAACGCTTGTATAATTTGAGTTCACAACCAATGCAACACCACTGAAAAGTCCACACCAGAAAACCAGTGTCAACACAATGATCATCGCCTTGATCGTGTCTTCATTCACCTAATTGTTAAAGAACATAAACATACACAATTATCTTATCGAGATAATTGGTGGAGCCATGCGGGATCGAACCGCAGACCTCCTGGATGCAAACCAGGCGCTCTCCCAGCTGAGCTACACCCCCGCATTGATTCAATGGAGCACTATTCTAAATCAGAAAGATAAAATTATCAACACCAAGAAAAATGGTGGGCCTAGATAGACTCGAACTATCGACCTCACGCTTATCAGGCGTGCGCTCTAACCACCTGAGCTATAGGCCCTAATGACAAATGAAATTCAGTTAATTAAAAGCATCCTGCTAATTTAAATTCAGTCGAATACTATCGACCTTCCCGACCAATCGGGACGCTCTAACCCCCGATACGTCTGGGAGCTATAGGCCCTAATCAACCTAACTAAAATACAGCAATAAAGGCTTATTGTCAATTTGCCAAACTATCATGAATTGCATATTATTTAATATTATGAGAAGTTGATGATGTATCATCAGTAAGCACACAGATAAAATTAATAATATGGAAAATATATCTTTAATAGCCTCTATCATCAGCGCACTGACAGCATTAACCACGTCTCTGCGCGGACTTGGTAGATTCCGTGAAGAGTCTGCACTTGATATTGAAACACTCAAGTCCGACGCCCGTTTATCAGGCATCAAGGCTGAGCCTGTCCAGTCATCAAACAGGAATTTCTTTATTTATCGTTTAAGCACATTCATCTGGTTTATGCTCTCAATTCTATTTGCCATACCTACATTATTAAGATACCGCGAAGAAAGCTATAGCCTGGGAATCATGATATGGGCGTCATCCTTTATTTTATTGGCTGTGGTTCTACTTCTCATATGGAGAAAAATCAGATAACAGTTTAGATGTGTTGCTGAAAAAGATCTAATCCCCAACCGGCCATAACTTGACCTCAACAACTCCCAGCAGATCGTTAAGTGTCTCAGGACGCAAGGCAGAAACAGCCACAGCATTATATCTCTCACAAACAGACTCAACCATCTCTTTGTCTTTGACCAAATCCTCTTTGTTAAAGGCCATAAGCACCGGCTTTTCAGTTATCTCCAGATCAGACAAAATATTCTCAACAGATTTTATCTGCTGCTCAAACCTCGGATTGGATATATCAACAACATGAAGCAGAAGGTCGGCATCCTCAAGCTCTTCAAGCGTCGCCTTGAACGCAGTAAAAAGGTCTTTGGGCAGGTTGCGTATAAAACCGACCGTGTCCGTGATTATCACATCCCGCTCCTTTGGAAATCTCAGCCGCCTGCTTGCGGTATCAAGCGTTGCAAACATCTTGTTCTCCACAAAGGTCTTGCTCTTTGTAAGATTGTTGAGCAGCGTTGATTTCCCGGCATTTGTATAACCTATGATCGAGATTATGGGGATGCCCTGATTAACCCTTCGCGACTTTCTCTGCTGCCTGGCAAGGCTTAAAGAATCCAGCTGTTTCTCAAGGAGAGTGATCCTCTCCCTCACCCGCCTTCTGTCAACCTCAAGCTTCATCTCTCCCGGCCCTCTTCCGCCGATCCCGCCCATCAGCTTCGACATGGCGGTACCCTTGCCCGAAAGCCTTGGAAGCCTGTATTTGAGCTGTGCAAGCTCGACCTGCACCTTGCCGTCCCTGCTGTGCGCGCGCCTTGCAAAGATATCAAGTATCAGTTGAGAACGGTCAATGACCTTTAATTCGACGATCTCACTTATAGAGTTTGTCTGTGATGGGTTAAGGTCCTGATCAAAGACAAGAAGTGTGGCTCCTTTATTCAGAGCATTGATGACGAGTTCCTTTATCTTGCCTTCGCCCATAAGGTATCTAGGATTTATCTGCTTCGCCCTCTGAAGGACAGTATCGAGCACATTAATGTTGCTGGAGATTGCAAGTTCCTTCAGCTCTTCCATCGAATCTTCCTGCTCATATCTTGAGCCTGTTGAAACGCTGACAAGGATCGCCTTCTCCCTGCTGTCCTTAACATCGAAACCTGACCTCCCCGACTGTAGCTCTTCTTCTATAGACAAGACCATTTCATTGAGATCATCAAAGGCTGAATCAATGCGCTGAAACGGGACAGGTTCGGAAATCGTATATGCTGCTGAATCTGTAGGTGCAAGGTTTGCAAGATAGACCTTGTCAGGCTCGCCGTCATCCTTCATGCCTATGGCGACAAGCGCGTCAAGGCGCAGAAGAGAGAGGTCTGTAATATCATCCTTGCTGATAGCCTCGTTGTTGAGGTGGGTATGTATCAGCCTTAGTCCGCGCAGTACCTTTCTGCCGAGAGGATAGTCTGTGAGTTCGGGAATAACTAAACCCTTTGCATCACCCACGATGACATAATCGATATTACCCTTTCTGTCAGCGAGTATGCCTATCTGTCTGCCTGTGGATGCGGAGCATGCAGCCATGTATCTCGCAAGCTCGATATTGATGAGCATGCCTTTTGGAATGCGCCGCTTGTAGAGCCTCTCAATATCATTCAGATCGCTCTTCTTAAGCCCTGATGTGTAGCCGTAAACTGTGGAAATAAAAACCTCCTGAATTAATGCGCCTCAGCCCAGTTCTTGCCGATGCCGATATCAACCTTGAGCGGGACATGAAGTTTAATAACATTCTCCATCTCCTCCCTCACAAGCGCCTCTGCCTTCTGTGCCTCATCTTCAGGAACCTCGAACAAGAGTTCATCATGCACCTGAAGGAGCATCTTCATCCTGAGCTTCTCATTTATTATTCTGTTGTGTATATTGATCATTGCTATCTTGATTACGTCAGCGGCAGAACCCTGTATCGGAGTATTTATCGCAAGCCTCTCGCCAAGCTGTTTTATGTTTTTATTTGTGCTTTGCAGTTCAGGTATCGCCCTCTTTCTGTTGTACAGGGTCGTGACATATCCTTTATGTGTGACCTCTTCTATGAGTGCTGCAATATACTTGCTTACACCGGGATGCTGGGCAAAATATGTGTCTATATAATCCTTTGCTTCACCGGGAGATATTGTGAGCTCTTTGCTCAGCCCATAAGGGCTCATGCCGTAGACAATGCCGAAGTTCACGACCTTTGCCCTGCGCCTCATCTCAGATGTAACTTCTCCGGCAGGTATACCGAAGAGCCCTGATGCTGTCCTTGAATGGATGTCTCCGCCATTATTAAATACATCTATCAGCCCCTCATCACCGCTGAGATGCGCCAGTATCCTCAGCTCTATCTGAGAGTAATCTGATGAGAGAAGGAGATTCCCCTCTTCAGCTATAAACGCCTGCCTTATCCTCGTGCCCCACTCTCCCCTTGCAGGGATATTCTGAAGGTTCGGGTCAGAGCTGCTGAGCCGTCCGGTGGCTGTTATCGTCTGGTTGAATGATGTGTGTATCCGCCCGGTCTTCGGATTGACGATCTTCGGCAGCGCGTCAAGATAGGTATTCTTTATCTTTGAAAGCCCTCTGTATTCAAGTATCTCTTTCGGCAGTTCATGTTCAAGCGAAAGCTCTTCAAGCACATCAACATCGGTTGAATATCCGGTCTTGGTCTTCTTTATCTTTCTTAATCCGAGCTTCTCATACAGGACTTCCTGAAGCTGTTTCGGCGAGTTGATATTGAACTCCTCACCAGCAATAAAATATATACGCTTCTCAATACTCTCAAGCTCCCTGCCGAGCTTTTCAGAAAGAGATGTCATCAATGAACTGTCTATCTTTATGCCTGACATCTCCATATCCGCAAGCACCTCCACAAGAGGCATCTCCATATCATTGAAGAGCATGTAAAGCCCTTCCTTCTGAAGCATCGGCTCAAGATGCCTCTTAAGCTTCAGCGTGACTGCCGAATCCTCGCCGGAATATCTTGTCGCATCCTCAACGCTGACCTCGCTAAAGCCATTCAGCTTGCCTACAACATCCTTGAAGCTTATCTTCTCAATTGAGAGCTGGCTCATTGCGACATCATCAAGTCCGTGATTCGACCTGTTCGGATTCAGGAGATAAGAGGCGAGCATCGTGTCAAAAGCAACTCCCTTCAGATCGATCCCTTCATTCTTCAGCACTATCAGGTCATACTTGATGTTATGCCCTGTTTTTTTAATATCAGGGTCTTCGAGGATAACTCTAAGCTCTTTGATAACATACTCTTTAGAAAGCTGCTTTGGCGCGCCCAAATAATAATGCGCAAGCGGAATGTAGTACGCCTTTTCAGGATCAACAGAGAGTGATATTCCGACAAGCTCGGCTAATACAGGCGATTTTGAAGTTGTCTCTGTATCAATGGTAACTTCATGTTTTATAGAAGCGATGACCTCTTTAAAAAGTGCTTCATCAGTGATCGTTACATATTCAGCGTTAAACTTGGAAACTGTCTGCTCCTCTTTTGGAACAAGGTTTACTAATGACCTTAGTTCATACTTGCTGAATATCTCAAACAGCTTCGGCCAGTCAGGCTCTTTCTCCTCAAGCTCCTCCATCGACACTTCAGCAGGTGCATCAAGATTGACAGTCGCAAGAGAAAGGCTCAGCTCTATGTTAGGAATGTTTGCAGCGATAGATTCTCTGAGCTTCGGCTGTTTAATCTCGGCATGGTTCTTCACCACACCGTCAAGACTGCCGAACTCTTTTATCAGCTTTACCGCAGTCTTTTCTCCGATGCCGGGAACTCCGGGGATATTATCTGACGCGTCACCCATGAGAGCCATTATCTCAGGGATGCGCTTCGGTTCGACGCCGAAACGCTCGATCACATCCTTCTCACCGGTCACCTTCTCCTTCATGCTGTCGTATATCTTTATCTTCGGAGTAATGACCTGACATAAATCTTTGTCACCTGTAACGATGAAGACATCAACGCCCTCTTTCTCAGCCCTCTTTGCTATCACGGCAAGAAGGTCGTCAGCCTCAAAGCCCGGCTTCTCGATAGTATGTATATTGAATGCCGCGATTATATCCTTGATGATGGGAACCTGCAATTTAAGGTCATCAGGCATGGAAGGCCTGTGAGCCTTGTACTGCTCATACGCCTCATGCCTGTGGGTCGGGCCGGGAGAGTCAAATACGATGGTGAAGTAGTCAGGCTTCTTCTGCTCAAGTATCTTCAATATCATGGTTGTAAAACCGTAGATGGCGTTCGTTGGAAAACCCGATGATGAGGAGAGCCTTTTTATCGCGTAAAACGCGCGATATAAATATGAGTTGCCGTCTATAAGATATAAGGTTGGCATATGAGACAGAATATCAAATAATCACCTTATAAGCAATTACTCAGTGAACAAGTTTCTTTCCGCCATATTTTGCTTGTATATTGTTTTCTACACTACTTATAATTGAATAAATTGAAGCGATAAGGGATACTATTCCTATGATTGATATAGCAATACTCAAACCTAAGATTGAAGATATTTGCCGGAAACTCCCTGTAAAAAGACTGGGCCTTTTTGGTTCTGCCCTAACTCATGATTTTTCGCCAAATAGCGATATCGATGTCCTGGTAGTTTTTGATTCGGATGAGAATATAGATTTTTTCAGCAAGTATTTTGATCTGAAGGAGCAATTGGAAGAAATATTCAATCGGGAAATAGACCTTGTTGTGGATAAGCAATTCAGAAACCCTATTTTTAGGAAATCTGTTGAAAGAACAAGGACTGTGATTTATGAAAGATGAGACAAGAAAAAGCCTTGTGGATATTCTCCAGGCAACAGAAGAAATACAAGGTTTTGTTCATGGAATGGATTTCAGTGCATATCAAAAAAGCCCTGTCACACAAAGAGCAGTTGAAAGGGATTTTGAGATCATTGGGGAATCGCTCAACAGGATCAAGAAATTTGATGAGGAATTAATAGAAAAGATTTCAGAGCATCATCGTATCATCGGGTTTAGAAACATACTGATTCATGGTTACGACATTATTGACGAGATGATTGTTTGGAAGGCTGTTGTGAATCACCTGCCGATTTTAGTTAAAGAAATAAATAAAATATTAGGCGACTGACAAATCAATCCATAATTTCGCACAGTTTCTCAAAGGATGAAAAGTAATTACCCACTTTAAAAGAGAAAGTGTCAATCATCTTGACTATTAACCTCCTTAAAGGTATATTTTTTGTGTGAAAAAGAGCTATAAGCCCATATCATTAAAGCAGGTAAAGACCTGCAAACTCGGGGATCGCAAGAGCAAGGTGAAGCTCTACAGGTTTGGTTCTCCTTTTGAAAAAGGGAGCTTCAAAGACTTTCTCAAGAGCATGCCTGACCTGTTAGCCGGAACTGATTTCAGAATGGTCGTCAAGGCTGTTGTAAAGGCAAAAGAGGACGGCAGGCCTGTTGTCCTCGGCATGGGCGCGCACCCGATAAAGGTCGGGCTCTCTCCTGTCATAATCAACCTTATGAAGAAAGGCGTCATAAGCGCGGTTGCCATGAACGGCGCGTGCATTGTCCATGATTTTGAGGTGAGCATGATGGGCCACACATCTGAAGATGTCGATACCGAGCTTTGCAACGGCACCTTCGGCATGGCTGAAGAGACCGGCAAGGGGATAAACCTTGCGATAAATCAGGGCGTAAAAGAAGGGAAAGGGATCGGCAGGTCAGTCGGCGATCATATAGTCAGCAAAGATTTCCCTTATAATGAGTTCAGCATTCTCGCATCAGCCGCAAGACTCAATATTCCCGCAACTGTGCATGTCGCTATCGGAACAGACATCATTCATATGCATCCTTCAGCTGACGGAGCAGCGATAGGTGAAGGCAGCATGAGGGATTTTAAGCTCTTCTCATCAGTCATATCAGACCTCAAAGGCGGCGTATATATCAATCTCGGCTCTGCTGTCATCCTGCCTGAGGTCTTTCTGAAGGCGATCGCGCTCACAAGAAATCTCAAGCATGATGTCAAAGACTTCACTACAGTGAATATGGACTTCTTCCAGCATTACAGGACACGGGAGAATGTTGTGAGGAGGCCTGTGCTTTCAGGCGGAAGTTCATACGCATTGACCGGCCATCACGAGATAATGTTCCCTCTTCTTGCAGCCGCCATTATGGAGAAGCTGAGTTGAAGCCTGTAGTTGATGAAGACCTCTGCATCGGCTGCGGCAACTGCATGGAGATATGCCCCGCCGTCTTTCAGGTCATTGATTCAAAATCAAAAGTCATAGACCCTGACGCATGTGACTATGCCATGTGCTGTGAAGCAGCTGAAGAGAACTGTCCCGTTGAAGCCATTACCATAAAATAGAGGTTATGCCGCTTAACTTTAAAAAAGCCGTAGCAATATTTTCTTTCCTTTTTATTCTCTCCGGATGCGTCAAGGATGAGAAGCCGAAGAAGGTGAGCCTCTACAAAAAGTCTGAAGCGGTATCAAAAGAAGATAATGAGCTTACTGAAACCCTCTCGTTCGGTTTTAACCTCAGCCTTGACCCGAAAGAGCAGGTTCAGATCTACACACCTTTTCTCAAATACCTTGAGTGGAGAACAGGCAAACGTTTCCGTCTTAAATTCTCAAAAACGCATGAGGAAAATGTAAGAGAGCTTGGGCTCGGCGCTGTTGATTTCGCAGCGATCGACCTGATGAACTATGTCACAGGCAAAGAAAAATATGGGATCAGGTATCTTGTAAGCGGCCTGAACAAGGACGGTGAGGCAATATATCATACTGCCATAATTACAAGGCCTGAAGGCAAGATACAAATAATAGGACTTCCTGCGCCATATCCAGGCAGTATCATAGCATATAATAGTGCAGTAGACAGCAAAACAGTGGAGTTGGTAAAAGCTGCACTGCTTGAGTTTGAGCCGAACGGCAGACACAAACATATAATATTTGAGTGGGACAAGACAGAGATGCCCAATGGTTTTGGAACTGCTGATATATCCGACCTGGATAATATATCAACCTTGATAAAAAAATACGGATTAAATAAATAATGAAGCTCCGCAATAAGATCATACTGCTTACTACAACTGTTGTGATCGCAGTCGGGCTTATGATCACCCTCTCCATAAGAGGGACTATAATCAACGCCTTCAGGGGAGAACTCCAGAAAAAGGCCGTATCCATAGCCGGCAATCTCTCCGACAGGATCGCAAACCTTATCCCGCTGAAGGACCATTTTCAGATAACGCAGGCATTCGACCAGGTCCTAATTAAAGAAAATGATATAGAGTATATCCTGGTGACTGACGAGGACGGCAGACTCTTTGCGCATACATTTAAGAACACCCCGCCTTCTGACATCCTTGAATGGAATCCCATTGAAGACAAAAAGATGAACGTTCAACTGCTGGATACTGAGAACGGGTATATAAGAGATGTAGGCGTTAACGTAATCAAAGGCACAAGGTCGGAGCTGCATATAGGAATAAGAGAGGACAGCCTTAGAGATACGCTTGTCAGTACGAGGAATATTACCGTCCCTATCATAGGGCTCGTAATGCTTCTCGGAATAGTCGCATCTGTCTTTCTGAGCAGGCTGGTTACTGAGCCGCTGAACAAGTTCGTTGAATTCACAAAAGTGCTGGGCAGGGGTGAATTCGGCAGAAGGGTTGAGGTCAGGTCAGGCGATGAGATAGGCGAACTTGCTGAGAGTTTTAACAGGCTTTCGATGGAGTTGAAAAACGTCAGTGACAAGATGGAAGAGGCATATGCCTACACGCATCTTCTTCAGGCGGAAAAATTATCTTCAATCGGACAGATCTCCGCAGGGCTTGCGCATGAACTGAAAAACCCGATCACAGCCCTCAGGATGCTCTTCCAGGGATACAAAGACCGGCCTGACATGACAAGGGAAGATGCGGCAGTAATAACCAATGAGATAGACAAGATAGATAATATTCTCTCAGGCTTTCTCGGCTTTGTGAAACAGAAAGGCGCAAACCTTGCCAATGTGAATCTTAAGAGCCTTATTGACAGGGTGCTGTCTCTCGCCACGTTTGACATACAAAGCCATGACATAACAATACAGATGGACATGCTTGAGACGCTGCCGGCAGTATATGCCGACCGTTCGCTGCTGGAGCAGGTCTTTCTGAACCTTGTGCTTAATGCGATAGAGGCGATGCCCAAGGGCGGAGAGATAAGGATATCGGGCAAGACTGACGAGAACTTTGTAGAGGTGATGGTATGGGACAGGGGCAGCGGCATACCGCCTGACCTTAAGGCCAAAGTATTTGACCCCTTCTTCACCACAAAAGAGACGGGCACGGGCCTCGGGCTCTCGATTGCGTATAATATAATTAAAACGCACGGCGGCAGGCTCTACTTCAGCAGCAGTGAAAAGCTGGGAACCGTCTTCACCGTCAGGCTGCCGAAAGGAACAGCGCATGGATAAGATACTTGTTGTAGATGATGAACAGGGAGTCTGCTATTCTTTCAAAAAGATATTGGGCAGGCAGGGATATGATGTCATCACCGCCAATAACGGAATAGAGGCAATCGAAAAGTCAGGGGCTGAAAAACCGGCTCTCATAATAATGGATGTCTCCATGCCGAAGATGGACGGGCTTGAGACGCTCCAGAAACTTAAATCACTATACCCCGCGCTTACCATTATTATGATGACAGCCTACAGCACTTCCGACAGGGCTATCACAGCTATGAAGTACGGGGCATATGATTATCTCATCAAGCCTTTTGATAATACCGACATGATCTCACTGGTGGAAAGGGCTTTAGCTGAAAGGAAGATGTCCTCTCCCGTGACCTTCGAAGAGACAGACATGGAAGAAGGCGACAGGATAATCGGGAAGAGCCCTGCGATACTTGAGATATACAAGAAGATCGGGCAGGTTGCTGAAAGCGATGTTACCGTGCTTTTAAGGGGAGAGACCGGGACAGGCAAGGAGCTTATCGCAAGGGCTATCTATCATCACAGCAACAGGGTCAATAAACCGTTCCTGCCTGTGAACTGCGCAGCCATACCTGAAACACTTCTGGAAAGCGAGCTCTTCGGACATGAGAAAGGCGCGTTCTCCGGAGCTGACACGAGAAAGATAGGGAAGTTCGAGCAGTGCGACAACGGCACCATGTTCCTTGATGAGATAGGAGATATGCCTTTAACCCTTCAGGCAAAACTTCTGAGGGTGCTTCAGGACGGGACGTTTCAGCGCCTTGGCGGAAAAGAGGTCATTAAAACAGATGTAAGGATCATTGCCGCGACAAATAAAGACCTTGAGGAGATGCAGAAGAACGGCAAATTCAGGAATGACCTCTACTGGAGGCTGAATGTCGTCAGCATTCATATACCGGCGCTTAGAGAGAGAAAAGAAGACATCGAACATATCATTAATTATTTTATACAGAGATACAACAGGGAACTCGGCAAAGATATAAAAGGCATCTCCCCTGAGCTGCTGAAGAAATTCCAGGGCTACAACTGGCCCGGCAATATCAGGGAACTTCAGAACATCATCCAACGCGGCATGGTGCTGTGCCAGAAAGATGTATTGTCTGTTGAAGACTCTGAATCATTTCAGGAAACAAGGCCGGGTGCTGACAGTATAGAAAATATGCTTTCTTATGTTGCTGACCAATTACTCAATAAAGGTGACGCCAATATTTACAAAGATGCGGTCACTGCATTTGAGCGCATCCTGATCAAGAGAGCTCTTGAACTGAACAATAACAATCAGGTGATAACCGCAAAGTTCCTCGGCATTTCAAGAAATACGCTTCGCGAAAAGATGAGTTCGGATAAAGACAACAACCTGCGCAAAGAATGAACATCTTGCCAGTTTTTTGCACAGCCTATAACTGCATTATTTTTATTTCCCCTTAAAATTCAAAGAGATTATCCTGGCATTGATATTGCTCTATTAGCTTATGTCATCGGGATACATCGCAAGTTTTAAACATAACCAACAGGCTTATTTTAAGCCTCAAATAAAAACCTTTAGAAAAGGAGAAATCAGTATGAAGAGAAGCGGTTTCATAGTATTGACGGCAGTATTGCTGCTTGTATCATTCATCTCTTTTGCATCTGCAGAGAGCCTGCTTGATGAAGTTAAGAAAAGAGGTGTTGTACGTATCGGACACGGCAATGCAACCCCGCCCATGAACTATCTTAATGACAAAGGCGAGTGGACAGGCTTTGATGTAGACCTCGGCACCGCGATCGCTGAGAAATTAGGTGTAAAGATCGAAAGGGTGCTTGTTGATAACAAGACCAGGATAGCCTTTTTGGCAAACAGGTCAATTGACATCTCTCTTGCAAATATCAGCGCCACCAGAAGCCGTGAGGAGCAGATGGATTATGCAGAGCCTCCTTATTTCTGGACAGGCAAGATCTTTTATGCGAAAAAAGGAAAGATCAAATCAATAAAAGACCTCGGAGGAATGAAGATAGGTGTTGACCAAGGGTCAAACGCATTCACCGCAGCTCCTCAGGAGATCGCAAAAGTAACAGATAAAAAGCCTGAGATGCTCTCTTTCCAGAACAGCGCGGAAGGTTTTCTGGCATTAAAGCAGGGCAAGATCGACGCATACTCTCAGGATGCCCAGATCATGGCATCGGTTGCAGGCAGCCTCGGAGAAGAGTATGAAGCAGTAGGCGGCGCGATCTGGAGCGCAGGGCTTTACGGGATCGGTGTCCCTGAGAACGAGAGCGACTTTAGAGACAAGATAAGTTTCATCCTTCAGGACATGATGAAAGACGGCACATATGAGAAGATATATCAGAAGTGGTTTGGTTCAAAGGGAATAGCACCGCTTTCGATAAATGCAAGGCCCCGTTTACCGAAAGATACTTTTGGCGATATGCTGTATACATGGCCTGATTAATATCAGACCATAAAGTTAAAAATAACAAACAGAGAGGCATGGAGAATCTTCCGTGCCTCTCTGTTTGCATTTAATGCAGGCGACGGAGTAATATTTATAAACCATGAAGTTTTTCAATTTAAGATATGACTTCGACTGGAGCATCCCCTTCAGGGAACCTTATCTCAGCTGGCTCATTACCGGCGTCAAGCTGACACTTCTTATAGCAGTTGTCACAGCGATAATGTCTCTGCTCATCGGAACAGCGCTTGCCATAATGAGGGTTTCAAGATTCAAGATCCTTAATATTCCGGCTAAGATCTATGTTGAGACCGTAAGAAATATTCCCGGCCTCTTCTGGCTGCTCTTCTTTTATTTTATATTTCCCCAGATGCTCCCGTCCCGGCTGACAGACATGCTGAATCAATATTCTTACTATTCGGTAGTAGCGGGCATCCTCGGCCTTACTGTTGATAATTCCGCTTATGTATCCGATATCGTCAGGTCCGGGCTTTTGTCTGTGCCGAGAGGGCACATTGAGGTTGCTGTCTCAACAGGGCTGAACAGGCTCCAGCAGCTGCGGTATATAATTCTGCCTGAGGCGTTCAGGACCATCCTTCCGCCGCTCGGCACAAGGATGATACATAATTTCAAGAACAGTTCTCTCTGCATGGCGATAGCAGCTCCTGAACTAACATGGGCAACTCAGCAGATCGAATCAATAACATTCAGAGGGCTTGAGGTAACTTTTATGGCAACGGTTTTTTATGTAAGCCTCTCCCTTGCTATGGCGATGATCATTATCAGGCTTGAGAAGAGATATAAAATAACATGACCGGAATTTCCTGGATGAAAACATAAATGGAATTTTTCTTTGAGCAGCTCGCAAACTGGAAGTTCTATCTTATCGGCGGTTTTCCTGCAACTCCGTTAACCGGCCTCACTCTGAATATCGTACTTGCTTTACTTTCTATAGTTATAGGGCTCTCTTTTGCAGTGATCCTCGGCCTGGGGAGGATCTCCGTCAGAAGGTACATTCGCTATCCATGCGGTGCCTGCGTAGATATTGTAAGGTCAACCCCCCTGCTATTGATCGTCTTCTGGTTTTATTTCTTCCTCCCGGTATTAGGGGTAAAGATCTCGATCTTAGGGTGCGCTATTATCTCTCTTTCAGTCTATGCCGCTGCCTATCAGGCAGAGATAGTAAGGGCCGGCATACTGGCAGTGCCTGCGGGACAGATGGAAGCGGGATTATCTACCGGCATGTCCAAGTCTCAGGTGTTTATAAACATTATCTTCCCTCAGGCTTTCAGGATGATGCTTCCTTCTTTTGTAAGCTTCTTTAACTCGATGTTCAAAAACACCTCTACGGTTTATATTATCGGGGTCGTGGATCTCACGCGCACAGGGATAATTATAAGCCAGCTTAAACCCAACAGGATCTATGCGGCATATGCATTAATGGCATTAGGTTTCTGGATAGTATGTTATGCCCTTTCTTTCTCAGCTCAAAAACTTGAGAAGAAACTCGGTACTCTTGATTACGAATCCTACAAACCGGAGATATGCAGAGATGACCTGATCTTGCTGCCGCTGCCAAAAGCTGTAAAGAGATTTTTAATAACACAGAAGTAACCCCACCCCCTTAAATTCCCACCTTGCCAAGGGGGAGATAGAGGGGTAGAATTTTCTCCTAACTGATTGACCAATAAGTGAACAGTTTGTTCAAATATTGAGCCCCAATGTTGTTCTGCTATTTATTACCCGTTGTATTTTAAAGAATTATTTATGGCATTGAACTTGCATATTAATGCAAGTATATCAATTTCTAATTTAAACAATGAATGACTTCGACAACATACTGTATAAAAACGGGCAATACCCTTTGACCGCTGACAGCGTATCAACACTTCAGGTCAATATGGGGTACAAGTGCAACCTCCGATGCACCCACTGCCACATTGAGGCATCGCCTGATAGAAAAGAGATGATGTCCTTAAAGACGATGACCGT
This region of Thermodesulfovibrionia bacterium genomic DNA includes:
- a CDS encoding ATP-binding protein, translated to MKLRNKIILLTTTVVIAVGLMITLSIRGTIINAFRGELQKKAVSIAGNLSDRIANLIPLKDHFQITQAFDQVLIKENDIEYILVTDEDGRLFAHTFKNTPPSDILEWNPIEDKKMNVQLLDTENGYIRDVGVNVIKGTRSELHIGIREDSLRDTLVSTRNITVPIIGLVMLLGIVASVFLSRLVTEPLNKFVEFTKVLGRGEFGRRVEVRSGDEIGELAESFNRLSMELKNVSDKMEEAYAYTHLLQAEKLSSIGQISAGLAHELKNPITALRMLFQGYKDRPDMTREDAAVITNEIDKIDNILSGFLGFVKQKGANLANVNLKSLIDRVLSLATFDIQSHDITIQMDMLETLPAVYADRSLLEQVFLNLVLNAIEAMPKGGEIRISGKTDENFVEVMVWDRGSGIPPDLKAKVFDPFFTTKETGTGLGLSIAYNIIKTHGGRLYFSSSEKLGTVFTVRLPKGTAHG
- a CDS encoding sigma-54 dependent transcriptional regulator, with product MDKILVVDDEQGVCYSFKKILGRQGYDVITANNGIEAIEKSGAEKPALIIMDVSMPKMDGLETLQKLKSLYPALTIIMMTAYSTSDRAITAMKYGAYDYLIKPFDNTDMISLVERALAERKMSSPVTFEETDMEEGDRIIGKSPAILEIYKKIGQVAESDVTVLLRGETGTGKELIARAIYHHSNRVNKPFLPVNCAAIPETLLESELFGHEKGAFSGADTRKIGKFEQCDNGTMFLDEIGDMPLTLQAKLLRVLQDGTFQRLGGKEVIKTDVRIIAATNKDLEEMQKNGKFRNDLYWRLNVVSIHIPALRERKEDIEHIINYFIQRYNRELGKDIKGISPELLKKFQGYNWPGNIRELQNIIQRGMVLCQKDVLSVEDSESFQETRPGADSIENMLSYVADQLLNKGDANIYKDAVTAFERILIKRALELNNNNQVITAKFLGISRNTLREKMSSDKDNNLRKE
- a CDS encoding transporter substrate-binding domain-containing protein, with product MKRSGFIVLTAVLLLVSFISFASAESLLDEVKKRGVVRIGHGNATPPMNYLNDKGEWTGFDVDLGTAIAEKLGVKIERVLVDNKTRIAFLANRSIDISLANISATRSREEQMDYAEPPYFWTGKIFYAKKGKIKSIKDLGGMKIGVDQGSNAFTAAPQEIAKVTDKKPEMLSFQNSAEGFLALKQGKIDAYSQDAQIMASVAGSLGEEYEAVGGAIWSAGLYGIGVPENESDFRDKISFILQDMMKDGTYEKIYQKWFGSKGIAPLSINARPRLPKDTFGDMLYTWPD
- a CDS encoding amino acid ABC transporter permease translates to MKFFNLRYDFDWSIPFREPYLSWLITGVKLTLLIAVVTAIMSLLIGTALAIMRVSRFKILNIPAKIYVETVRNIPGLFWLLFFYFIFPQMLPSRLTDMLNQYSYYSVVAGILGLTVDNSAYVSDIVRSGLLSVPRGHIEVAVSTGLNRLQQLRYIILPEAFRTILPPLGTRMIHNFKNSSLCMAIAAPELTWATQQIESITFRGLEVTFMATVFYVSLSLAMAMIIIRLEKRYKIT
- a CDS encoding amino acid ABC transporter permease; its protein translation is MEFFFEQLANWKFYLIGGFPATPLTGLTLNIVLALLSIVIGLSFAVILGLGRISVRRYIRYPCGACVDIVRSTPLLLIVFWFYFFLPVLGVKISILGCAIISLSVYAAAYQAEIVRAGILAVPAGQMEAGLSTGMSKSQVFINIIFPQAFRMMLPSFVSFFNSMFKNTSTVYIIGVVDLTRTGIIISQLKPNRIYAAYALMALGFWIVCYALSFSAQKLEKKLGTLDYESYKPEICRDDLILLPLPKAVKRFLITQK